Below is a window of bacterium DNA.
CTGCGAAGTCTGGTAAGCCGCGGAAGAGAGGACTGAACCATGTCGCGCATCGGACTGAAGCCGATCAGCATCCCGCAGGGCGTGACCTTCGAGATCGAGGGCGACACCTCGATCGTGAAGGGCCCCAAGGGCGAGCTGCGGCAGCATATTCCCGCGGGTCTGGAGTACAGGCTCGAGGACGGCGGCCTGAAGATCGGCCGCCCGGACGAAAGCAAGCCCATGAAGGCCCGCCACGGTCTCGTGCGCGCCCTGATCGCCAACCAGGTCGTCGGCGTGACGACGGGCTTCATGAAGTCGCTCGAGATCATCGGCGTGGGCTACCGCGCGCAGGTCAAGGGCCAGGTGCTGGACCTCCAGCTCCAGTACAGCCACCCGGTGGAGTACCCGATCCCGGCCGACGTCGAGATCGTCTGCCCCGAGCCGACCCGCATCGACATCCGCGGGCTCGACAAGCAGCGCGTGGGCCAGGTGGCCGCGGAGATCCGCGCCTACCGCAAGCCGGAACCCTACAAGGGCAAGGGCATCCGTTACGTCGGCGAGAAGATCACCCGGAAGGCCGGCAAGTCCGCCGCCAAGTAGCGGGACGCATCCGGTAGCGTGACAGGTTCCAGCAACCCGACCGGTTCGGGAGGACGACAGAGATGAAAGACACAGCGAAGAACAGGATCGAAGGGCGCCAGAAGCGGAAGTTCCGCGTGCGCAAGAAGGTGTCGGGCACCGCCGAGCGGCCGCGCCTGACCGTGACCCGCAGCCACAAGTCGATCTACGCCCAGATCATCGACGACGCTGTCGGCCGCACCCTGATCGCCGCGGACAGCCGCAAGGCCGACGAGGCGACGGTGCCGGAGGGCCTGGCCGGCAAGTGCGCCACGGCCTACCGCGTGGGGCACCACCTCGCCCGGCTGGCCCGTGAGAAGGGCATCGAGAAGGCCGTCTT
It encodes the following:
- the rplF gene encoding 50S ribosomal protein L6 — protein: MSRIGLKPISIPQGVTFEIEGDTSIVKGPKGELRQHIPAGLEYRLEDGGLKIGRPDESKPMKARHGLVRALIANQVVGVTTGFMKSLEIIGVGYRAQVKGQVLDLQLQYSHPVEYPIPADVEIVCPEPTRIDIRGLDKQRVGQVAAEIRAYRKPEPYKGKGIRYVGEKITRKAGKSAAK
- the rplR gene encoding 50S ribosomal protein L18, with protein sequence MKDTAKNRIEGRQKRKFRVRKKVSGTAERPRLTVTRSHKSIYAQIIDDAVGRTLIAADSRKADEATVPEGLAGKCATAYRVGHHLARLAREKGIEKAVFDRNGYLYHGRVAALAKGARDGGLEF